One segment of Oreochromis niloticus isolate F11D_XX linkage group LG8, O_niloticus_UMD_NMBU, whole genome shotgun sequence DNA contains the following:
- the LOC102082848 gene encoding potassium channel subfamily K member 1 produces MVRGCTRGACLRFIDRHQSALNFGLLVVAYILYLVIGAGIFSAIELPYEDALRQELKADLRDFLRNNSCVSDARLEELLSRALEASNYGVSILDNDTQRSWDFVSSLFFTSTVLTTTGYGHSVPLSDGGKAFCIFYSLLGIPVTLFFLSAVVQRIMSVVTRRPLSYFHRRWAMSKSHLGVIHAAFLAFITTLIFVIIPAWIFVALEKDWNFLEALYFCFISLTTIGLGDYVPGETHSKESNPHPHLYRLAITVYLLLGLVCVLVVLETCWELPQMKRFRQRFYEEKHRELDSETTNIIDRDQLSDQLADTADHVIDHPATIPSVSEQAASIRQNGKSAPYTLASGSALNGKPR; encoded by the exons ATGGTACGCGGGTGCACAAGGGGCGCGTGCCTTCGGTTTATAGACAGGCACCAGTCAGCGTTGAATTTCGGCCTGCTGGTTGTCGCTTACATCCTTTACCTCGTCATCGGCGCCGGGATCTTCTCCGCCATCGAGCTGCCGTACGAAGACGCGCTCCGGCAGGAGCTCAAAGCTGATCTACGGGACTTCCTGAGGAACAACTCCTGTGTGTCTGACGCGCGCCTGGAGGAGCTCCTGTCCCGCGCTCTCGAGGCCAGTAACTATGGAGTGTCCATCCTGGATAACGACACCCAGCGTAGCTGGGACTTCGTGTCCTccctgttcttcaccagcacCGTGCTGACCACAACAG GTTATGGCCACAGTGTTCCTCTCTCTGATGGGGGGAAGGCTTTCTGTATCTTCTACTCCCTCCTCGGCATCCCTGTtaccctcttcttcctctctgctgtggttCAGAGGATCATGTCTGTGGTCACTCGTCGTCCACTGTCCTACTTCCATCGACGATGGGCTATGTCTAAGTCACACCTGGGAGTCATTCATGCTGCCTTCCTTGCCTTCATCACAACCCTCATCTTTGTAATCATCCCTGCATGGATATTTGTCGCTCTCGAAAAAGACTGGAACTTCCTAGAGGCTCTGTATTTCTGCTTCATCTCTCTGACAACTATTGGCCTTGGAGATTATGTACCAGGAGAAACTCACAGTAAAGAGTCAAACCCACACCCACACCTCTACCGGCTGGCCATTACAG TCTACTTGCTGCTGGGCTTGGTGTGTGTCTTGGTCGTCCTGGAGACATGTTGGGAGCTTCCCCAAATGAAACGCTTCAGACAGAGATTTTATGAAGAAAAACATCGCGAACTGGACTCAGAGACCACCAACATCATCGACCGTGATCAATTGAGCGACCAGCTGGCCGATACTGCAGATCATGTGATAGATCACCCAGCAACCATCCCTTCTGTATCAGAACAGGCTGCGTCCATACGACAGAACGGGAAGTCAGCGCCTTACACCCTGGCATCAGGAAGTGCTCTTAACGGAAAACCAAGATGA